A single window of Moorena sp. SIOASIH DNA harbors:
- a CDS encoding peptidylprolyl isomerase yields the protein MLPAITITTEDILHQVQLTCQIPDIIEGIVKRKIIAATAESADIRVEIEELQKAADQFRLMNKLENSEDTWAWLQKYSLSLDDFEEIVYTNLMAGKVVEHLFGDKVEPYFFEHQLDYAAAVIYEVVLDDKDLAMELFYALDEGETSFYEIAHEYIQDTELRRSGGYRGIVKRQEFKPEISAAVFAAEPPQLLKPIVSSKGVHLILVEEIVKSELDGKLRSEIMSDLFTGWLKGEIGEVEIVNNLD from the coding sequence ATGTTACCAGCTATTACGATTACCACTGAAGATATTCTTCACCAAGTCCAGCTAACCTGCCAAATTCCTGACATTATTGAAGGGATTGTGAAGCGCAAGATTATTGCTGCTACTGCTGAAAGTGCTGACATCCGTGTAGAGATTGAAGAACTTCAAAAGGCAGCAGACCAATTCCGGTTAATGAACAAACTTGAGAATTCCGAGGACACTTGGGCATGGCTGCAAAAATATAGTCTGTCTTTAGATGATTTTGAAGAAATAGTGTATACTAATTTGATGGCTGGTAAGGTAGTTGAACATCTCTTTGGGGATAAGGTTGAACCCTATTTCTTTGAACATCAGCTGGATTATGCTGCTGCCGTTATTTATGAAGTGGTTTTAGATGATAAAGACCTAGCCATGGAACTGTTTTATGCCCTGGATGAAGGGGAGACAAGTTTCTATGAGATTGCTCACGAATACATCCAGGATACTGAGTTACGCCGCTCTGGAGGATATCGGGGAATTGTTAAACGTCAGGAGTTTAAGCCAGAAATTTCTGCTGCTGTCTTTGCTGCTGAGCCGCCACAGTTGCTTAAGCCTATTGTTAGTTCTAAGGGAGTGCATCTGATTTTGGTTGAGGAGATTGTTAAATCGGAATTGGATGGGAAGTTGCGGTCTGAGATTATGTCTGATTTGTTTACTGGGTGGTTGAAGGGAGAGATTGGGGAAGTTGAGATTGTTAATAATCTGGATTAA
- a CDS encoding HlyD family efflux transporter periplasmic adaptor subunit, whose amino-acid sequence MVRYGTGCSNSGDEAETDCKPVPNTPYGSSLLPIPCSLFPVPCSLFPVPCSLFPAPYSLLPTPYSLLPTPYSLFPVPCSLFPSILCSQLKYQSYMPENHTLNGHSPTQTIADQRGYEELLTEETTYQPRNEQALQGHDWSYATKELLDTLPQVWTRGLLYFLIVFIGIALPWAIFAQVDETGKARGRLEPTGETIKLDAPVAGTVAAIKVKEGELVTAGQTLLELESELVSTELQQEQKKLEGQQNRLNQLEVLKNQLILALRTQEQQNQAQELEKQAQVEQARQNLEAFKFAYSLQKEELLAQIEQARGAIDSSKVAYELETIRLESAEEKIPRYKNAYEEGVLSKERFLDVQQSAKEAQKTIIRTELEIKQAQSRLKEQQGTYEKTIHQASADIKQARLRLQEQERSYKTLVHSGKLALLKSEEQLNNINTQITTLQAELSQTKSQIKSLEFQLNQRMLAAPIEGIVFQSPIKSAGAVVQPGDTIVEIAPQGSFLSLRAQIAISESGSLREGMAVKIKFDAYPFQDYGVVEGKVIKISPTSKLTETEQGKVPTYDLEIKLNKTCMPTPKECIALRPGDTATAEVIVRQRRIIDLVLDPFKKLQQGGLEL is encoded by the coding sequence GTGGTGCGTTACGGAACGGGCTGTTCCAACTCTGGCGACGAAGCGGAAACTGATTGCAAGCCCGTTCCTAACACACCCTACGGCTCTTCCCTGCTCCCTATTCCCTGTTCCCTGTTCCCTGTTCCCTGTTCCCTGTTCCCTGTTCCCTGTTCCCTGTTCCCTGCTCCCTACTCCCTGCTCCCTACTCCCTACTCCCTGCTCCCTACTCCCTACTCCCTGTTCCCTGTTCCCTGTTCCCTTTTCCCATCAATCCTATGTTCACAACTCAAATACCAAAGCTATATGCCTGAAAATCATACATTGAATGGACATAGTCCTACTCAAACTATTGCAGACCAGCGTGGCTATGAGGAGTTACTCACCGAAGAAACGACTTATCAACCTAGGAATGAGCAAGCACTCCAGGGTCATGACTGGTCTTATGCTACTAAGGAACTGCTTGATACATTACCCCAGGTTTGGACAAGGGGATTACTGTATTTTTTGATAGTATTTATCGGTATTGCTTTACCTTGGGCGATATTCGCTCAGGTGGATGAGACGGGGAAAGCCAGAGGAAGATTGGAACCTACGGGGGAAACTATCAAACTTGATGCTCCCGTGGCAGGAACGGTAGCAGCAATTAAGGTGAAAGAAGGGGAATTGGTAACGGCTGGTCAAACCTTACTAGAACTGGAATCGGAGTTAGTTAGCACTGAACTTCAGCAGGAACAAAAAAAATTAGAAGGGCAACAGAATCGCCTGAATCAATTAGAGGTGCTGAAAAACCAATTGATACTGGCTCTGCGTACCCAGGAGCAACAAAACCAAGCTCAAGAGTTAGAAAAACAGGCGCAAGTCGAGCAAGCACGGCAGAATCTGGAAGCGTTCAAGTTCGCCTACAGTTTACAAAAAGAAGAACTATTGGCACAAATAGAGCAGGCACGAGGGGCGATAGACTCTAGCAAGGTTGCCTATGAATTAGAAACCATTCGTTTAGAAAGTGCTGAGGAAAAAATTCCCCGTTACAAAAACGCTTATGAAGAAGGGGTTTTGTCAAAAGAACGCTTTTTAGATGTGCAACAGTCAGCCAAAGAAGCCCAGAAAACTATCATCAGAACTGAATTAGAAATAAAACAAGCTCAGTCTCGCCTTAAAGAGCAACAAGGTACTTATGAAAAGACGATTCATCAAGCATCGGCTGATATTAAACAAGCTCGCCTGCGCTTGCAAGAGCAAGAACGGAGTTATAAAACCTTAGTTCATTCTGGTAAGCTAGCTTTACTAAAAAGTGAGGAACAACTGAATAATATAAACACCCAAATTACTACCCTCCAAGCCGAACTATCCCAGACTAAAAGTCAGATTAAATCCTTGGAATTTCAGTTAAATCAAAGGATGTTAGCCGCCCCGATCGAGGGAATCGTGTTTCAGTCCCCGATCAAAAGTGCCGGGGCTGTAGTGCAACCTGGAGATACTATAGTCGAGATTGCTCCACAGGGATCCTTCCTTTCCCTGCGGGCGCAGATAGCTATTTCAGAAAGTGGGTCGTTACGGGAAGGAATGGCAGTAAAAATTAAATTTGATGCTTATCCTTTTCAAGACTATGGAGTAGTAGAAGGAAAAGTAATCAAAATTTCTCCAACCTCCAAGCTGACGGAAACGGAGCAGGGTAAAGTGCCTACTTATGACTTAGAAATTAAACTCAATAAAACCTGTATGCCCACACCAAAGGAATGTATTGCTCTCCGCCCAGGAGACACCGCAACAGCAGAAGTCATTGTCCGACAGCGTCGGATTATTGATTTAGTTCTGGATCCATTTAAGAAGTTGCAGCAGGGAGGTTTGGAATTGTAG
- a CDS encoding peptidase domain-containing ABC transporter, protein MMVRHISKSNPLISPQQLAHTLGHSLSELEVSRCLKQIKYREPTVGQFWQSTDAEAGIYIVISGKVRLINSAGELITNLQAGASFGECTFFPEESFESYSARASLKTKLCYLTPELLFPLISKHPQIREHFYRQAQGQNSLLMPSESPLAEAKKGRVREVEGVGQKKDIPTSGDQKPRQTISKAYFPSPTQKVGHLWQRVIRRYPFFAQQSGSDCGAACLVMIGRYWGKRFSVNRLRDISNADRNGASLRGLSAAAESIGFSTRPVKASLDRLAKQQLPAIVHWEGKHFIVVYEITPKHVVIADPALGQKSLSHQEFKADWTGYVLLLEPTAILKDTKESKTSFWQFFELVKPHSVVLLEVFFASLMIQIFGLITPIFTQIILDRVVVQRSTLTLTAVGLGLLMFTMFRVAITGLRQYLLDHTANKVDLALIVGFISHTLRLPLGFFESRFVGDITSRIQENRKIERFLTGEALSILLDLLTVFIYVGLMFWYSWKMALLILVIVPPFFLLALISTPFLKRISREVFNAIAKESSYLIEVLSGVRTVKSTAVEQTVRWHWEELLNKEVKTNFSGQVISNRLQIFSNTIEGLATTALLWFGAWLVIQNQLTIGQLVAFNMLLGQVIRPFQRLTLLWNEFQEVVIAMERINDVLDYQPEEDLHYQARQSLPQLRGHIRFDKVTFRYHPESDTNVLENLSFEVKPGQMVALVGRSGSGKSTISKLMLGLYLPSDGKVLIDGQDITSLSLGSLRQQIGVVDQDTFLFGGTIRENIGLAYPSASLEEIMAAAKLAGADEFIQKLPMGYETEIGEGGGMLSGGQRQRLAIARALLGNPRLLIFDEATSHLDAESERIIQTNLNTILKNRTTLVIAHRLSTVRKADLILVLDRGVLIEKGTHEDLMAKRGHYFYLNQQQL, encoded by the coding sequence ATGATGGTTCGACATATATCTAAATCTAATCCACTGATTTCCCCTCAGCAACTCGCCCATACTCTAGGGCATTCTCTTTCAGAATTAGAGGTATCACGCTGTCTCAAACAAATAAAATATCGTGAGCCAACGGTCGGTCAATTTTGGCAGTCAACAGATGCTGAGGCTGGCATTTATATTGTGATTTCCGGAAAGGTCAGACTGATTAATAGTGCGGGGGAGTTAATTACCAACTTACAAGCTGGAGCTTCCTTTGGGGAGTGTACTTTCTTTCCAGAAGAGTCTTTTGAGTCTTACTCAGCCAGAGCATCCCTCAAAACTAAGCTCTGTTATCTAACTCCGGAACTGTTATTTCCCCTGATTAGCAAACATCCCCAAATCCGCGAGCATTTTTATCGTCAGGCCCAAGGGCAAAATTCCCTGCTGATGCCGTCGGAGAGTCCTTTGGCAGAAGCAAAGAAAGGGAGAGTGAGGGAAGTAGAAGGAGTGGGGCAGAAGAAAGATATCCCCACCTCAGGAGACCAAAAGCCCAGGCAAACCATTAGCAAAGCTTACTTTCCTAGCCCTACTCAAAAAGTTGGTCATTTGTGGCAGCGAGTGATCCGACGCTATCCGTTTTTTGCCCAACAGAGTGGTTCTGACTGTGGTGCTGCTTGTCTGGTGATGATCGGTCGTTATTGGGGAAAACGATTCAGTGTTAACCGCTTGCGAGATATCTCTAATGCCGACCGTAATGGTGCTTCATTGCGGGGACTATCAGCAGCAGCCGAAAGTATTGGCTTTTCCACTCGACCGGTGAAAGCTAGTCTGGATCGACTGGCAAAACAACAGCTACCTGCGATTGTCCACTGGGAAGGAAAACACTTTATTGTTGTTTATGAAATTACCCCTAAGCATGTGGTAATTGCTGACCCTGCTCTTGGTCAGAAAAGTCTGAGCCACCAGGAATTCAAAGCGGATTGGACTGGTTATGTACTGCTACTGGAACCCACAGCAATCCTGAAGGATACCAAAGAGAGTAAGACCTCCTTCTGGCAATTTTTTGAATTGGTAAAGCCTCACAGTGTTGTGTTGCTGGAGGTGTTTTTTGCTTCCCTGATGATCCAGATATTTGGTCTGATTACACCGATATTTACCCAGATAATTTTAGACCGAGTGGTGGTGCAACGGAGCACCCTCACCCTAACTGCTGTCGGGTTAGGATTGCTGATGTTTACTATGTTTCGGGTTGCGATTACCGGGTTGCGGCAATATTTACTTGACCACACCGCAAATAAAGTAGACCTAGCACTAATTGTGGGGTTTATCAGCCATACCTTGCGATTACCTTTGGGTTTCTTTGAGTCTCGTTTTGTGGGTGATATTACCTCCCGGATTCAGGAAAATCGTAAAATTGAGCGGTTTCTTACCGGTGAAGCGTTATCTATCCTGCTAGATTTACTAACAGTTTTTATCTATGTGGGGTTGATGTTTTGGTACAGTTGGAAGATGGCGCTGCTAATTTTGGTGATTGTACCACCTTTTTTCCTGCTAGCGTTGATTTCTACACCTTTTTTAAAACGAATTTCTCGGGAAGTATTTAATGCGATCGCAAAAGAAAGCAGTTATCTGATTGAGGTGCTTTCTGGTGTCCGCACTGTCAAGTCTACAGCAGTTGAACAAACGGTACGCTGGCATTGGGAAGAGTTATTAAATAAAGAGGTTAAAACTAACTTTTCTGGGCAAGTGATTAGCAATCGACTCCAGATTTTCAGCAATACCATCGAGGGGTTAGCGACTACGGCACTGCTTTGGTTTGGGGCATGGTTGGTGATTCAAAATCAGCTCACCATTGGGCAATTGGTGGCTTTTAATATGTTGCTGGGTCAGGTGATCAGGCCTTTCCAGCGGCTGACGCTACTGTGGAATGAATTTCAGGAAGTGGTGATTGCCATGGAGCGCATCAATGATGTGCTGGATTACCAACCAGAAGAAGATTTGCACTATCAAGCACGGCAATCATTACCTCAATTGCGCGGTCACATTCGTTTTGATAAGGTCACCTTCCGCTATCACCCAGAAAGTGATACCAATGTCCTGGAAAATCTTAGTTTTGAGGTCAAACCAGGGCAAATGGTCGCCCTAGTGGGGCGCAGTGGTTCCGGGAAAAGCACCATTTCCAAGCTGATGTTGGGGCTGTATCTTCCCTCAGATGGGAAGGTGTTGATTGATGGGCAGGATATCACCAGTCTTTCCTTAGGCTCCTTGCGCCAGCAAATTGGTGTGGTGGATCAAGATACGTTTCTGTTTGGAGGGACAATTCGAGAAAACATTGGTCTGGCTTATCCCTCAGCTAGCTTAGAAGAAATTATGGCAGCAGCGAAACTGGCCGGTGCCGATGAATTTATCCAAAAACTGCCCATGGGCTATGAAACCGAGATTGGGGAGGGAGGAGGGATGTTGTCTGGGGGACAGCGACAGCGTTTAGCCATTGCTCGCGCCCTGTTGGGAAATCCCCGCCTATTAATTTTCGATGAAGCCACCTCCCACCTGGATGCAGAATCCGAGCGGATTATTCAGACCAATCTCAATACTATTCTCAAAAACCGCACCACCCTAGTGATTGCTCACCGTCTCTCTACCGTACGGAAAGCTGATTTGATTTTAGTGCTCGATAGAGGGGTATTGATTGAAAAGGGTACTCACGAAGACTTAATGGCAAAGCGAGGACATTATTTCTATCTGAATCAGCAGCAGTTATAG